The Bacteroidota bacterium sequence CGAGGCGGGCCGGGTCGATGCAAGTCAGCACGGCTCGGAGCCCAGCACCCAGCATCTCGCGGGCGAGGAGATGCGTGTCACGGCCCCAGAGCGGGAAGAGCGGGTCGAGGCCGGTCGGTTCGAGCTGGCGCTCCCTGTAGGCGCGAACGTCGTCCAGGAAGAGATCGCCGAAGGCGACGTGCGTCACGCCGTCGGTACGAGCAGCAGCGAAGGCGTCGGCTAGGCGCGCTTCGTAGGCCTCGTTCGAGCACGGCCACGGCAGGCCGACTGTCCGAAGCGGGAGCCCCGCGGCCTCGGCCTGCACTTCGACGAGCGAGCGGCGCACGCCGTGCATCGCCACGCGGTCGGCGGCCTCGTTCAGCGTCGTCAGCAGCCCGACCACCTCCACGTCGGCGCGTTGCCGGAGGACGTGGAGCGCCCACGCCGCGTCCTTCCCCGAACTCCACGAGAGGAGCACGCGCATCGGCCTACTCATGACCTGAAGTGTCCCCAGGCGATGCGAGGCCGGCCCGCGAGGTCGTCCTTGACGCCGGCGTCGGCAAAGCCACTCTCGGCGAGGAGGTCGCGGACGGCGTCGGCGTAGTCCGCGTGCGTTTCGACGACGACGAGGCCGCCGGGCTTGAGCACGCGCGCGGCGTGGCCGGCGATGGCGCGGTAGTGCACGAGCGGGTCGTCGCCGGTGAAAAGGGCGGCCGGCGGCTCGAAGTCGCGCACCTCGGGTTCGAGCATGGCCGCCTCAGCATCGGGGACGTAGGGCGGGTTGGAGACCAGCAGGTCGAAGCACGGGGGGACGCCCTCAGCGAAGACCGGCGCGAGGATGTCGGCGCGGATGAACGACACGTCGAGCGCAAGCCGGTCGGCGTTTTCGGCCGCGACGGCGAGGGCGTCTTCGGAGAGGTCGCAGGCGAAGACCTCGGCGTCGGGCCGCTCGTGCTTGAGGGCGAGGGCGATGGCTCCGCTACCGGTCCCGAGGTCCAGCACCCACGGCTTCGGCACGTCTTCGAGCCGCTCGAGCGCGGCCTCGACGAGTTCTTCCGTCTCGGGGCGCGGGATGAGCACGGCGGGCGTGACCCGGAGCCGGATACCGTAGAAGTCGGCGTGGCCGATGACGTACTGGAGCGGCTCGCGCTTCAGCCGACGGCTCATCATCGTCTCGAAGACCTCGGCCTCTTCGGCAGTCACCGGCTCGTCGAGGCGTGTTAGCAGCGAGGTCCGGTCGAGCCCGAGCGCACCTTCGAGCATCCACTCTGCGTTGCGCCGCACGTTCTCGATCCCGGCCTCGCCGAGCCGCTCGGTCGCTGCGTCGAGCAGGGTGCGCCGGGTTTTCATGGGATCAACCCTTCTGGGGTGCGATACAATCTCCCTCAAACATACGCCGCCCACGCTCCCCTCTCCCATGCGCTCCTACCACAGCCGTACCGTCCTCGTCACCGGTGCCTCCGGCGGCATCGGCGAGGCGATGGCCCGCCAGCTCGCCCGCGACGGAGCCCGCCTGCTGCTCACCGCCCGCTCCGAAGACACCCTCCACCGGCTCGCCGACGAGTTGCGCGTCCAGGGTGCCGAGGCTGAGGTGTTTGCCCATGACCTCGGCACGCCCGGGGCCGCCCAGGGGCTGTTCGACCGGATCACCGAGGCGGGGCACGCCCTCGACGTGCTCGTCAACAACGCCGGGTTCGGCAAGATCGGGACGTTCATGGAGTACGAGGCCGGCGTCTACGAGGGCATGGTGACGCTCAACGTCACGAACCTCGTCACGCTCACGCGGCTCGCCCTCCCGGGCATGTTGCAGCGCGGCACCGGCGGTGTCCTCAACGTCGCCTCGACCGCTGCCTTCCAGCCCGTCCCCTACTTCGCCGTCTACGCCGCTACGAAGGCGTTCGTCAAGTCGTTCACCGAAGCGCTCCACGCCGAGGTCGGGGGCACAGGTGTCGCCGTGACCTGCCTCTGCCCCGGTCCGACAGATACGGGATTCTTCGAGCGCGCCGACATGGACGGCGTCCCCGGCGGGCGGGCCGCGGAGACGCCCGAAAAAGTCGCCCGCGTCGGCCTCGAAGCCCTGCTGGAGAACGAGCACACCGTCATCAGCGGCCTCAACAACAAGGTGATGGCTGCCGCCGCCCGCTTCGCCCCGACGAAAGCTGTGCTCGCCGTCGGCAAGAAGATGATGCAGGAATTCTAGGGCGCGAAGAACCGCTCTACGTCCTCGATCCGGTGCGCGTCAATGCCCCGGACGAGACACTCCGGCCGGACGAGCGGCAGCACGTCGTCAGGCACGAGCCGGTAGCGGGCGTTCTGCTCGACGAGCAACCCAGCGTCTTGCGCGGCGTCGAGGAGCGACGCGTAGCGCGCCTGCTCCGCGTCGAGCCGGTGCCACTTCTGCAGGCGAAGGCCCGGATGAACCCATACGGCCGGAACGTCCAGGGACCCGGCAAAAGCAAAAGCGGCTCGGAGCGACGCGTCCCACAGGGTGATGTCCTCGGGAAACGCGTGCTCGGCGACGCCGATGACAGCGGCGAGGGCAAGGTGCTCGTCGGCGATGTCGAGTGCGCCGCCCGGCAGCACCTTCGCCTCGAAGCCAAGCACGACAGGGACCTCGTGCCGCTTCCCCGCTTCCTGGACTTCCTCGGCGAAGGTACCGACATCGTACGTCGGCGCGCGGCGGATGTGTTCGAGGAAGACGACGCGGTCGAGGTCGCGCGCCGCGGCCCAGCGCACGTAGTCGTCGGCCGTCGGCGTGCCGTCGGTGTAGTGGGTGTGGCAGTGGAAGAGCACGCGGCCCTGGAAGAGGTCAGGCAGCATGGAAGAGCGGAAGAGCGGAAGAGCGGAAGAGCGGAAGAGCGGAAGAGCGGAAGCTAGGCGCGGAGCGCAACAGTCTCGGTAGTTTTCTCGGTTTTTATTCCATTCCCCCCATTCCCCCCATTCCCCCCATTCCCCCCATTCCTCCCATCCTCAAACCTCAGTCACCTCGTCGTCCACAATCCCGAGGCCACCCCAGTAGCGGCGGAAGGTTGCGGTGCGGAGGGAGTCCGGCAACGCACGGGGCGTCTCGCCGAGGCACTCCTGGACGCCGAGCCAGACGGCGTTGAGGCCGCCGAAAACGCTCGCTACCATCGTCCCCTGCACGCGGGGGTTGCACTCGAGCACGCGCGGCACGCCGTCTGCGTCCTCCTTGAACTGGAACCCGAAGGCGTAGCGGAGCCCGAGGTGCTGTGCGGCTCGTAGCGTCGGCTCGGTCAGGTCGGCGCGGTCCGGCAGGAGCGTAGTCTCGAACGAGATGCCGCTGCGGATCGCGTCCCGGCGGCGCGGCATCGCTGCGGCGAGGCGGTCACCCGCGAACGCATCGACGGAGTATTCCGGGCCGGGCAGATAGTCCGTCACGAGGAGGTCGGGCCACGCGTCGCCGCGCCGGAGGACGGCGAGGAGGTCGCCGAGCGAGACCTCGACCCCGTTCGGCTTTTCGGTGAGGAAGCGGCGGGCGTCCCACGCGGCCTCGCGCAGAATGCGGAGCCCGCGCATCCCGTTCGAGACCGGCGGCTTGACCGCGACCGGCACGTCGGGATACCCGAGCGCTTCGGCAGCCTCGACGAGGCCGGCTTCGCTCCGGGCGAGGTGCCACGCGGGAGCCGGCAGGCCGAGGCCGTCGAACGCACGCAGCACGGCCCCTTTGTCGTTGGCGGCCTCGACCGCCTCGGCTCCGCTCACCATCACCCGCGCCTCGCTGAACGCGTTGCGGTGGCGCGAGAGGACGGCAGTCTCCCGGGTCGTCTGGGGGAGGACGAGGTCGACCCGCTCGGCGCGGCAGACGGCGCGGAGGGCGTCGAGATAGCCTGGCGACTCCGGCGGCGGGACGGGGTGAAAGGCATCGACGAGGTACCGCCCGACCGCCTGCTCGCTCAGGTCTACCCCAACGGTGACGAGCGGCCGGTCGCCGGCTCCGGCGCGTAGCGCGTAGAGCGTCCCCCGGATGCCGGGGGCCCCGGCCCCGGTGACGAGCACCCGGAGCGCGGCTACCACTTGACCCGGACGACCTCGAACGCCTCCGCGATCTCGACCTTGACCTGGGTGCCGCGCACGCGGGCAAGGCCGTCGACGAAGTCCCG is a genomic window containing:
- a CDS encoding ATP-binding protein, giving the protein MRVLLSWSSGKDAAWALHVLRQRADVEVVGLLTTLNEAADRVAMHGVRRSLVEVQAEAAGLPLRTVGLPWPCSNEAYEARLADAFAAARTDGVTHVAFGDLFLDDVRAYRERQLEPTGLDPLFPLWGRDTHLLAREMLGAGLRAVLTCIDPARLDPSFAGRPYDADLLAALPEGIDPCGEHGEFHTLCHAGPMFVRPIPIETGETVERSGFWFADVRPRHTRAV
- the prmC gene encoding peptide chain release factor N(5)-glutamine methyltransferase; its protein translation is MKTRRTLLDAATERLGEAGIENVRRNAEWMLEGALGLDRTSLLTRLDEPVTAEEAEVFETMMSRRLKREPLQYVIGHADFYGIRLRVTPAVLIPRPETEELVEAALERLEDVPKPWVLDLGTGSGAIALALKHERPDAEVFACDLSEDALAVAAENADRLALDVSFIRADILAPVFAEGVPPCFDLLVSNPPYVPDAEAAMLEPEVRDFEPPAALFTGDDPLVHYRAIAGHAARVLKPGGLVVVETHADYADAVRDLLAESGFADAGVKDDLAGRPRIAWGHFRS
- a CDS encoding SDR family oxidoreductase; translation: MRSYHSRTVLVTGASGGIGEAMARQLARDGARLLLTARSEDTLHRLADELRVQGAEAEVFAHDLGTPGAAQGLFDRITEAGHALDVLVNNAGFGKIGTFMEYEAGVYEGMVTLNVTNLVTLTRLALPGMLQRGTGGVLNVASTAAFQPVPYFAVYAATKAFVKSFTEALHAEVGGTGVAVTCLCPGPTDTGFFERADMDGVPGGRAAETPEKVARVGLEALLENEHTVISGLNNKVMAAAARFAPTKAVLAVGKKMMQEF
- a CDS encoding PHP domain-containing protein, giving the protein MLPDLFQGRVLFHCHTHYTDGTPTADDYVRWAAARDLDRVVFLEHIRRAPTYDVGTFAEEVQEAGKRHEVPVVLGFEAKVLPGGALDIADEHLALAAVIGVAEHAFPEDITLWDASLRAAFAFAGSLDVPAVWVHPGLRLQKWHRLDAEQARYASLLDAAQDAGLLVEQNARYRLVPDDVLPLVRPECLVRGIDAHRIEDVERFFAP
- a CDS encoding ATP-grasp domain-containing protein, translating into MVAALRVLVTGAGAPGIRGTLYALRAGAGDRPLVTVGVDLSEQAVGRYLVDAFHPVPPPESPGYLDALRAVCRAERVDLVLPQTTRETAVLSRHRNAFSEARVMVSGAEAVEAANDKGAVLRAFDGLGLPAPAWHLARSEAGLVEAAEALGYPDVPVAVKPPVSNGMRGLRILREAAWDARRFLTEKPNGVEVSLGDLLAVLRRGDAWPDLLVTDYLPGPEYSVDAFAGDRLAAAMPRRRDAIRSGISFETTLLPDRADLTEPTLRAAQHLGLRYAFGFQFKEDADGVPRVLECNPRVQGTMVASVFGGLNAVWLGVQECLGETPRALPDSLRTATFRRYWGGLGIVDDEVTEV